In Citrus sinensis cultivar Valencia sweet orange chromosome 4, DVS_A1.0, whole genome shotgun sequence, one DNA window encodes the following:
- the LOC102607557 gene encoding zinc finger protein CONSTANS-LIKE 14-like: MDMVSPQSDRNKESVPCDFCSDQIAVLYCRADSAKLCLFCDHHVHSANLLSKKHIRSQICDNCRSEPVTFRCATDNLVLCQECDWDAHGSCSVSAAHDRVPIEGFSGCPSALELASMWNFDLQGKKLNETASFGEYWNGSQDFESLWMYKANGIMNSQDLTVPNEKGFFFNGDLMSCMSKRQGQSQSPSCGKLKQVIHKQLVELLKTNSMVNENGNKIINNNDSNNDNNISMNNSVGGRGENLVPTTRMNELGNGVEQQAPFTSLLMMQRQFGSKECDRVGDEGMFWDGHSCGQGAQIWDFNLGRLRGNEEFKQVEVAYGASDSVFMIKNFNELMKETSLTNTEIFGEMYPMNCPVTHDDMASFNNNSNNPTANQGSATSESNNLPIARPSSGSAFGKPKGSSSSKNIQFEQPFLVRTTAAAKANLELLAQNRGNAMQRYKEKKKTRRYDKHIRYESRKARADTRKRVKGRFVKASDAPEG; the protein is encoded by the exons ATGGACATGGTGAGTCCGCAATCCGACAGGAACAAAGAAAGCGTGCCGTGCGATTTCTGCAGTGACCAAATAGCGGTTCTTTACTGTAGAGCTGACTCAGCGAAGCTCTGTTTGTTCTGCGACCACCACGTGCACTCGGCGAACCTACTTTCAAAGAAACACATCCGGTCACAGATCTGCGATAACTGCCGCAGCGAACCAGTGACGTTCCGGTGCGCCACTGACAATTTGGTGCTCTGTCAAGAGTGCGATTGGGACGCGCACGGTAGCTGCTCTGTGTCTGCCGCGCACGATCGCGTCCCAATCGAAGGCTTCTCCGGTTGTCCATCGGCTCTCGAGCTGGCGTCCATGTGGAATTTCGATCTTCAGGGTAAGAAACTGAACGAAACGGCGTCCTTTGGTGAGTACTGGAACGGGAGTCAAGATTTCGAATCCTTGTGGATGTATAAAGCCAACGGGATTATGAACAGTCAGGATTTAACGGTGCCGAATGAGAAaggtttcttttttaatggaGATTTAATGAGTTGTATGTCAAAGAGACAAGGTCAGAGTCAGAGTCCGAGTTGTGGTAAGCTGAAACAAGTGATACATAAACAATTGGTGGAGTTGTTAAAGACAAACTCGATGGTGAATGAAAatggtaataaaattattaacaataacgATAGTAATAACGACAACAATATTAGTATGAATAATAGTGTTGGCGGCCGCGGCGAGAATTTGGTGCCGACGACGAGGATGAATGAATTGGGGAATGGGGTTGAGCAACAAGCGCCTTTCACGTCTCTGCTTATGATGCAGCGACAATTCGGTTCTAAAGAGTGTGATCGTGTTGGCGACGAGGGTATGTTTTGGGATGGACATTCTTGTGGTCAGGGTGCTCAG ATATGGGATTTTAATTTGGGACGATTGAGGGGCAATGAAGAATTTAAACAGGTAGAAGTTGCATATGGTGCAAGTGATTCAGTATTTATGATCAAGAACTTCAATGAACTGATGAAAGAAACATCCCTTACTAATACTGAAATTTTTGGAGAAATGTACCCGATGAATTGTCCCGTCACACATGATGACATGGCATCATTTAAT AATAACTCAAATAACCCAACAGCCAATCAGGGGTCTGCAACATCTGAGAGCAACAACCTACCGATAGCAAGGCCATCATCAGGTTCAGCTTTTGGAAAGCCCAAAGGCTCTAGTAGCTCTAAAAATATCCAGTTTGAACAGCCTTTTCTTGTGAGAACAACTGCAGCAGCCAAGGCCAATCTGGAGCTGCTAGCACAAAATCGAGGGAATGCCATGCAGCGTTacaaggagaagaagaaaacccGAAG ATATGACAAGCACATACGGTATGAGTCAAGGAAGGCAAGAGCTGATACTAGGAAGAGAGTGAAAGGTCGATTTGTTAAAGCTAGTGATGCTCCTGAAGGTTGA
- the LOC102613982 gene encoding leucine-rich repeat protein 1-like: MEVDALYTWRTTLSDPNNVLQSWDPTLVNPCTWFHVTCNSENSVIRVDLGNAGLSGPLVPQLGLLTNLQYLSVYKNNISGSIPSEIGNLKKLISLGLFNNQLSGAIPASIGNLRSLKFMRLNNNNLTGRIPREVIQLIINGSLRILNVANNSLAGTMRAKNSTGYAITSVIQDPRARKY, encoded by the exons ATGGAAG TGGATGCTCTTTATACCTGGAGAACCACGTTGAGTGACCCAAACAATGTTCTCCAAAGCTGGGATCCAACTTTGGTCAATCCATGCACCTGGTTTCACGTTACCTGCAACAGCGAGAACAGCGTCATCAGGGT GGACCTTGGTAATGCCGGATTAAGCGGACCTCTCGTTCCTCAGCTTGGACTTCTGACTAATCTTCAGTATCT GTctgtttataaaaataacataagtgGATCGATTCCAAGCGAGATTGGTAATTTAAAGAAGCTGATCAGCTTGGGCCTGTTCAACAATCAATTGTCAGGGGCCATTCCAGCATCCATTGGAAACTTGAGATCCTTGAAGTTcat GAGATTGAATAATAACAATCTAACTGGCAGAATACCAAGAGAGGTGATTCAGCTCATTATAAATGGCAGTTTAAGAATCCT AAACGTAGCAAACAATTCACTGGCAGGGACTATGAGGGCCAAAAACTCAACGG GATATGCCATCACAAGCGTCATACAAGACCCAAGAGCTCGAAAGTATTAA